The Anopheles coluzzii chromosome 2, AcolN3, whole genome shotgun sequence genome window below encodes:
- the LOC120947332 gene encoding xylosyltransferase oxt-like has protein sequence MASKKVVHSTVNRVSYAKCIFWVILNLSLIILLFKTVVYYSALVNTKHAHTLRNKSLTFSNGTEYQLACELSEPRALDAIGRVSSDECKIKLADAACKNVLGKLTPREIVSQCPRGSYVPYRMVGCFPRRNLTHDTLSRIFAHSTPNTCVDFCLQREFRYAIVQNGKICSCGDDAPNQEERLNDRMCNAPCSGNSDQFCGGKMTSSVYETGLTSR, from the exons ATGGCTTCGAAGAAGGTCGTTCATTCTACTGTGAATCGTGTCTCCTATGCTAAGTGCATATTTTGGGTGATTTTAAACTTAAGTTTAATAATATTACTGTTTAAAACTGTTGTTTACTACAGTGCGCTAGTCAATACAAAGCATGCACATACTTTGCGGAACAAATCACTTACATTTTCAAACGGAACCGAGTATCAGCTCGCATGTGAGCTTTCCGAGCCGAGAGCGCTCGATGCCATTGGGCGTGTCAGTAGTGATGAGTGTAAAATTAAGCTAGCTGATGCAGCTTGTAAAAATGTGCTAGGCAAACTGACGCCTCGTGAGATAGTGAGTCAGTGTCCGCGCGGTAGTTATGTCCCGTACCGCATGGTGGGATGCTTTCCTCGGAGGAACCTTACACACGATACGCTTTCTAGAATCTTTGCACACAGCACGCCAAATACTTGTGTCGATTTTTGTCTGCAACGTGAATTTCGCTACGCCATCGTTCAAAATGG AAAAATATGCTCTTGTGGCGATGATGCACCAAATCAGGAGGAAAGACTTAACGATCGTATGTGCAACGCACCTTGCAGTGGAAATTCGGACCAGTTTTGTGGAGGGAAAATGACGTCCTCGGTGTACGAAACGGGACTGACGAGTAGGTAG
- the LOC125908419 gene encoding xylosyltransferase oxt-like: MKHLLSLPSWNPDFILNMSESDFPIKTITKLTQLLTANRGRNFVLMQRMVTVDEFISRAGYDKQFVECENRMWLIGDRAPPSGIVTNGSNDWFCLSSDFVRYFLDTSHDLVAKMMAIMEHTVHSTESFFGQMLQNSPFCETHYDSTLRLISWVRGKGCPKGRSVEWTGCSPLTTRRSSFPNIQRHLTESIYAVRKINPIYEQMIVLMIEEYAYGKYPSGVPNLNAYWQSVYHHEDAKHEARMSSVLNVAHVLLYINAQENQFERYEVLKVLEITHYFNRNTFEGFLIRHAALLNDHRLELEVFVKPKDTFQPHRAVVKQLANFKLQISNTIDWVDNEVIDFDRVLTVDKQPVLMFQFPKYKTLAQTISHNISVEWINPRQRLVTVERYTIEQEPNVIDNQPLESTALKTPLVPGVWKAKVSVNATYVGMIDFLVVKNKPIVQKQASTTTTDACVRPRGILSAASTTCQLSNADYVLRKQFRFRANVVQMYQLESTCLVDSGGIAPEQFTHKPLERCNSTLWSSFAPDPKSDVHYRWKQSG, encoded by the coding sequence ATGAAGCACCTGCTCAGCCTGCCGTCGTGGAATCCTGACTTTATTCTTAACATGAGCGAAAGTGACTTTCCTATCAAAACGATTACCAAGCTAACACAACTCCTGACCGCCAATCGGGGACGAAACTTCGTCCTAATGCAGAGAATGGTAACGGTGGACGAGTTTATCAGCAGGGCAGGTTACGATAAGCAGTTTGTTGAGTGTGAAAATCGAATGTGGCTGATCGGTGATCGTGCCCCGCCGAGCGGTATTGTGACGAATGGTAGCAATGATTGGTTTTGTCTATCCAGTGACTTTGTACGCTACTTTTTGGATACAAGCCATGACCTGGTGGCGAAAATGATGGCCATCATGGAGCATACGGTACACAGCACGGAAAGCTTTTTCGGCCAAATGCTACAAAACTCTCCCTTCTGTGAAACGCACTACGACAGCACCTTGCGGCTTATTAGTTGGGTGCGTGGCAAGGGCTGCCCAAAGGGTCGCTCGGTCGAGTGGACGGGATGTAGCCCACTGACCACACGGCGGAGTAGTTTTCCCAATATTCAGCGACACCTAACGGAAAGCATTTATGCGGTGCGAAAAATCAATCCCATCTACGAGCAAATGATTGTGCTCATGATTGAAGAGTATGCGTACGGAAAGTATCCTTCGGGTGTGCCGAATCTGAATGCCTACTGGCAAAGCGTTTATCACCATGAGGATGCAAAGCACGAGGCAAGAATGAGTTCCGTTTTAAATGTTGCACACGTGCTGCTCTATATCAATGCGCAGGAAAACCAGTTCGAGCGATACGAAGTGTTGAAAGTGTTGGAAATAACACATTACTTTAATCGAAACACATTtgaagggtttttaatacgacATGCTGCACTGTTGAACGATCATCGCCTCGAGCTGGAAGTGTTTGTGAAGCCGAAAGACACCTTTCAGCCTCACCGGGCGGTAGTGAAACAACTGGCCAACTTTAAGCTGCAAATTTCAAACACGATCGATTGGGTCGATAATGAGGTAATCGATTTTGATCGAGTGCTCACTGTTGATAAACAGCCTGTGCTAATGTTTCAGTTTCCAAAATATAAAACCCTTGCGCAAACGATTAGCCATAACATTAGCGTCGAGTGGATTAATCCTCGCCAACGATTGGTTACGGTTGAACGGTACACAATCGAGCAAGAACCCAACGTAATCGATAACCAGCCGCTTGAAAGCACTGCTCTGAAAACGCCCCTCGTTCCCGGTGTATGGAAAGCGAAAGTTTCTGTTAATGCGACCTATGTTGGAATGATTGATTTTCTGGTAGTCAAAAATAAGCCAATTGTACAAAAGCAGGCTTCCACCACAACTACTGACGCTTGTGTTCGACCACGTGGTATTCTCTCTGCTGCAAGCACCACGTGCCAACTGAGCAATGCAGATTATGTGCTGCGAAAACAGTTTCGTTTTAGGGCAAACGTTGTGCAAATGTATCAGCTCGAGAGCACGTGCCTCGTGGATAGCGGTGGGATAGCGCCGGAGCAGTTTACACATAAGCCGTTGGAACGGTGTAACTCTACACTGTGGAGCAGTTTTGCTCCAGATCCGAAAAGTGACGTCCATTATCGGTGGAAGCAAAGTGGTTAG
- the LOC120947330 gene encoding xylosyltransferase oxt, which produces MQKFPLRLLWRYKVFVLIGFMIVAGQVFLAYKLLRMPLSGNESSAERDLSRKLYDKYVKRTAPGDNAPLEDRGKDTADAARRQGRSAARDDGKLQPNQHVLRLDELDFVPPCELTRKETVSAIHRAKSQSCKAKIVEVACEIKAGKFYPQRLPTFCPRGDHSPNRALGCFRDEKNFRLLSGYYSTFKTNNSPEKCIRLCLQSGYPFAGVQYGYECFCGDEVPKVSAKLPDSSCNIKCPGDPKQACGGYFTINVYETGIRKFAAQSTETVPKRADETVRIAFLLTLNGRAVRQVHRLLKALYNPRHYYYIHIDARQEYLYRELLKLEPKFPNIRLARKRFSSIWGGASLLQMLLSCMEYLLYESGWQWDFVLNLSESDFPLKTVDQLVTFLTANRGQNFVRNHGREVQRFIQKQGLDMTFVECDNRMWRIGDRALPAGITIDGGSDWVCLSRDFARYVTGDGVGQRDELIQGLLRVFEYTILPAESFFHTALRNSRFCHTYTNNNLHMTNWKRQLGCKCQYRHIVDWCGCSPNNFRSEDWERLQASQHKKLFFGRKFEAMVNQAIVLQLEEWMFGPYPAEYPNLHAYWQNVYHHEDVATAADGALLNVAHSLLRINGRTSTEQLYEPGRIREITHYFERDTYRGFLVRHETMQGTGWSELETWISPVVTAKVTRSTPLARRLIHLEVSTEYDEKEQLSRNFPRIIGTNAEPALIFRLAPPLETERVKGGNATNHSLAVEWIDPVGTIVAASHFTIEDSPTGPLHSFNHFLKGAGKLKLPLAEGVWGARLLQGKALLGATRFLVTEATFREGRTVENELLERHTHRQVLPVRRGSTANTATSKIRAKERKQHPVGHSGDRHDRAEHWQEADDQQQVHQLDKLVSQFFSIRETCAVAGAERKELGRFVDCKSTSWSSLAADPKSDIDVESVTSN; this is translated from the exons ATGCAAAAGTTCCCTCTGCGCCTACTATGGCGCTACAAAGTGTTCGTGCTGATCGGGTTTATGATCGTGGCCGGGCAGGTGTTTCTGGCGTACAAGCTTCTGCGCATGCCACTGTCCGGGAACGAATCGTCCGCGGAGCGCGATCTGAGCCGCAAGTTGTACGACAAGTACGTGAAAAGGACGGCACCCGGTGATAACGCGCCGCTAGAGGACCGGGGGAAGGACACTGCCGACGCAGCTAGGCGTCAGGGCCGTAGTGCCGCTAGGGATGATGGCAAACTGCAGCCGAACCAGCACGTACTCCGGCTCGATGAGCTCGACTTTGTGCCGCCGTGTGAGCTCACGCGCAAGGAAACCGTTTCCGCCATCCACCGTGCCAAGAGTCAGTCGTGCAAGGCGAAAATTGTGGAAGTGGCGTGTGAAATAAAGGCGGGGAAGTTTTACCCCCAGCGGCTGCCAACGTTCTGCCCCCGGGGGGATCATTCACCGAATCGGGCGCTGGGATGCTTTCGGGATGAGAAGAATTTCCGGCTGCTGTCGGGGTACTATTCCACCTTCAAGACGAACAACTCGCCGGAAAAGTGCATCCGGTTGTGTCTGCAGTCGGGCTACCCGTTTGCGGGAGTTCAGTATGG CTACGAATGCTTCTGCGGCGATGAGGTACCGAAAGTGTCGGCCAAGTTGCCCGACTCAAGCTGCAACATCAAATGTCCCGGCGATCCAAAGCAGGCCTGTGGTGGATACTTCACCATCAACGTGTACGAAACCGGCATACGCA AATTTGCCGCCCAAAGCACAGAAACTGTTCCGAAGCGTGCGGACGAAACGGTTCGCATTGCGTTCCTGCTGACGCTAAACGGCCGTGCGGTTCGGCAGGTTCATCGGCTACTGAAAGCACTGTACAACCCACGGCACTACTACTACATACATATCGATGCG CGCCAGGAGTATCTTTACCGTGAGCTGCTAAAACTGGAGCCCAAATTCCCCAACATACGACTCGCCCGCAAACGGTTCTCCTCGATCTGGGGCGGCGCGTCGCTGCTCCAGATGCTGCTCTCCTGCATGGAGTACCTGCTGTACGAGTCCGGCTGGCAGTGGGACTTTGTGCTCAATCTAAGCGAGAGTGATTTCCCGCTCAAAACCGTCGACCAGCTCGTCACCTTCCTGACGGCCAACCGGGGCCAAAACTTTGTGCGCAACCATGGCCGCGAGGTGCAGCGGTTCATCCAGAAGCAGGGCCTCGACATGACGTTCGTCGAGTGTGACAATCGGATGTGGCGCATCGGCGATCGGGCCCTACCGGCCGGCATTACCATCGACGGTGGTAGCGATTGGGTGTGTCTGTCGCGTGACTTTGCCCGCTACGTCACCGGGGACGGTGTGGGCCAGCGGGACGAGCTGATCCAGGGGCTGCTGCGCGTGTTCGAGTACACCATCCTGCCGGCGGAATCGTTTTTCCACACCGCGCTGAGGAACTCGCGCTTCTGCCACACGTACACGAACAACAATCTGCACATGACGAACTGGAAGCGGCAGCTGGGCTGCAAATGCCAGTACCGCCACATCGTCGACTGGTGCGGGTGCAGCCCGAACAATTTTCGCTCGGAGGACTGGGAACGGCTGCAGGCCAGCCAGCACAAGAAACTGTTCTTTGGCCGCAAGTTCGAGGCGATGGTCAATCAGGCGATCGTGCTGCAGCTGGAAGAGTGGATGTTTGGACCGTACCCGGCCGAGTATCCGAATCTGCACGCGTACTGGCAGAACGTGTACCATCACGAGGACGTTGCGACGGCTGCGGACGGCGCCCTGCTAAACGTGGCGCACAGTTTGCTGCGCATTAACGGGCGTACCAGCACGGAGCAGCTGTACGAACCGGGCCGGATACGGGAAATTACGCACTACTTCGAGCGGGACACGTACCGGGGCTTTCTCGTGCGGCACGAAACAATGCAGGGGACCGGCTGGAGCGAACTGGAGACGTGGATATCGCCCGTAGTGACGGCGAAGGTGACGCGCAGCACACCGCTCGCCCGCCGCCTGATCCATCTCGAGGTCAGCACGGAGTACGACGAAAAGGAGCAGCTGTCGCGCAACTTTCCCCGCATCATCGGTACGAATGCGGAACCGGCGCTCATCTTCCGGCTAGCGCCACCCCTCGAGACGGAGCGGGTGAAGGGTGGAAACGCTACCAACCATTCGCTCGCCGTCGAGTGGATCGATCCGGTGGGCACGATCGTCGCCGCTAGTCACTTTACGATCGAGGACAGCCCGACCGGACCACTGCACAGCTTCAACCACTTCCTGAAGGGAGCGGGCAAGCTCAAGTTACCTCTAGCGGAGGGTGTTTGGGGTGCCCGGCTGCTGCAAGGGAAAGCACTGCTCGGAGCGACACGATTTCTCGTCACGGAAGCTACCTTTAGGGAGGGTCGGACGGTGGAAAACGAACTGCTGGAACGCCATACCCATCGGCAGGTGTTGCCAGTGCGCCGTGGGTCAACTGCAAACACGGCCACGAGCAAAATTCGTGCCAAGGAGCGAAAGCAACACCCGGTAGGGCATTCCGGCGATCGGCACGATCGGGCCGAACACTGGCAGGAAGCGGACGATCAGCAGCAGGTCCATCAGCTGGACAAGCTGGTGTCACAGTTCTTCTCGATCCGGGAAACGTGTGCGGTGGCCGGAGCGGAGCGGAAGGAATTGGGCCGCTTCGTCGATTGTAAATCAACCAGCTGGAGCAGCCTGGCCGCGGATCCAAAGAGTGATATCGACGTTGAATCGGTAACGTCGAACTAG
- the LOC120947335 gene encoding elongator complex protein 5: MSVSFTRRSTRLELLSARALPQQKVIVITDKLGFEPNANKVTTSWLSDQYGDKATPAGVTHLNESSKYLLLILSQLERRFEPRQIFHYIAQCKKDATVEHVFVWIVEQKLQEPFLRPYLEHMADSVITFEDRQHLLLLVKKSTGAVTHKYYEFDPLKDSITVVEAKRAAATKAATVSMEENPPPNPASLGTFKIDLKDEEVAAKNALTLPFEFFKTLPEGGKILYHPDAEDDLDEEDPDDDLLI; this comes from the exons ATGTCCGTAAGCTTTACCCGTCGAAGTACACGGTTGGAGCTGCTCAGTGCACGGGCATTGCCACAGCAAAAGGTCATCGTTATAACCG ATAAACTAGGCTTTGAACCAAATGCAAATAAAGTCACAACCAGCTGGCTAAGCGACCAGTACGGCGATAAAGCTACCCCCGCCGGTGTGACCCATTTGAACGAATCGTCAAAATACCTGCTGCTGATCCTCTCGCAGCTAGAGCGCCGATTTGAACCGCGCCAAATATTCCACTACATCGCACAGTGCAAAAAGGATGCCACCGTCGAGCACGTGTTCGTGTGGATTGTGGAGCAAAAGCTGCAGGAGCCGTTTCTGCGACCCTACCTCGAGCATATGGCCGACAGTGTGATAACGTTCGAGGACCGGCAgcatctgttgctgctggtcaAGAAAAGCACCGGAGCCGTCACGCACAAGTATTACGAGTTTGATCCGCTGAAAGATTCGATCACTGTTGTGGAAGCAAAGCGAGCAGCTGCGACCAAAGCAGCTACGGTTTCGATGGAGGAAAATCCACCGCCGAATCCAGCCAGCTTGGGTACGTTCAAAATCGATCTGAAGGATGAGGAGGTAGCGGCGAAGAATGCACTCACGTTGCCCTTTGAGTT CTTCAAAACGCTCCCCGAAGGAGGAAAGATCCTGTACCACCCGGACGCTGAGGATGATCTTGACGAGGAGGATCCCGACGATGACTTGCTGATATGA